Proteins co-encoded in one candidate division KSB1 bacterium genomic window:
- a CDS encoding PorV/PorQ family protein — protein MKKFILTTTFLFQLVTALTSTNAQTNKSDKFPESPELKKVGQAGYTFLKIGVDARASGLGEASVTMENDAATLFLNPAGITSIARNSVFLGYTTWIADVQKTAAAFARNLGQWGHIAVSAAFMDYNSIEGTEIDPFDPMGYRDIGNIGLQEYVIGLTYGRRFTDRFGLGITAKYCSQDLQAKSSNVIAFDVGTIYDLRWHGIKIGMSILHFARNMKYIEETYRLPLTFNIGATIDVLSAANLENDLHQWCFFIAANNPIDYSERVHLGTEYWYKNMVALRCGYKFNYDEEGVTFGGGIRYDGFDLNYSYADFGRFLGSVNRLSLSFNF, from the coding sequence ATGAAGAAATTTATTCTAACTACGACCTTCCTATTTCAACTTGTCACAGCCCTGACATCTACGAATGCCCAAACCAATAAATCCGATAAATTTCCCGAATCTCCAGAATTAAAAAAAGTTGGTCAGGCTGGTTACACCTTCTTAAAAATTGGGGTGGATGCCCGGGCCAGTGGACTGGGGGAAGCATCTGTAACCATGGAGAATGACGCTGCAACGTTGTTCCTTAATCCGGCGGGTATTACTTCGATTGCAAGGAATTCGGTTTTTTTGGGCTATACCACCTGGATCGCCGATGTTCAAAAGACGGCCGCCGCCTTTGCTAGGAATCTTGGGCAATGGGGCCATATTGCCGTCAGCGCGGCATTTATGGATTACAACTCGATAGAAGGAACTGAAATCGATCCCTTTGATCCCATGGGATATCGGGATATTGGCAACATTGGCTTGCAGGAGTATGTCATCGGGCTGACCTATGGTCGGCGCTTTACCGATCGCTTTGGGTTAGGAATCACTGCCAAATATTGCAGCCAGGATTTGCAAGCTAAGAGTTCTAATGTGATCGCCTTTGACGTGGGCACTATTTATGACCTTCGCTGGCACGGCATCAAAATTGGTATGAGCATCCTGCATTTTGCCCGCAATATGAAATACATCGAAGAGACTTATCGTTTGCCACTTACTTTTAACATCGGAGCCACCATTGATGTCCTGTCGGCGGCTAACCTTGAAAACGATCTGCATCAATGGTGCTTTTTCATCGCGGCCAATAATCCGATTGACTATTCGGAACGAGTTCATTTAGGGACAGAATACTGGTACAAAAATATGGTAGCATTGCGCTGTGGTTATAAATTCAATTATGATGAAGAAGGCGTGACTTTCGGTGGTGGCATCCGATACGATGGATTTGATTTGAACTATTCTTATGCCGATTTTGGCCGTTTTTTGGGTTCAGTCAACCGTTTGTCATTGAGTTTTAATTTCTAA
- a CDS encoding discoidin domain-containing protein, whose amino-acid sequence MMKRVLVTIMALLLISSFAMSQVVNDVNVALKKTATAGNSNSSYPPAKAIDGDRSEGSRWAGNMADNWFVVNLGAPYLIDAFDLQTYRNDKYSFIVEVSADSTNWDMVVDRSGTPTEGELRYPYTTDKPRIWVNRFDPKTAKYVRIKFPGSGWRNVEEMRVLYSHGHHHGPVWINGSGLSATKIKVEWGQIEAVDQFTVYKSEDRIAFTAVGTVAGSVTNLEVTDLKNNTGYYFTVTAEKGGVAVAAADTVLLKTTKGITNFAAERYSTEQIRLTWTNLTDGLAQGIVIKMALVASASLDSIKTVSGMEDTVIIGGLTANTSYQFQAIPFDLSGQWTASDIAKATTFPLRLPIEGTGVLVDEDFTDGSFSDAHQWKISPTIGKVGFFTPNNRNFAYGLSRQLRDGDDHWQPITWGNWDDRNGNGVVDPGEYLPRKLNKAEDVLIYKFRHFSDVAQSSPEYFKLQGTILGPKLAVEIGGCHNNNDGTWGGRQVKVRVNNKSIFGSGNEWLFPDSYNHANLPKAHNDSTLGLDFENLFVIRPIPGHNITNVEHFGHNMYGDHISLSDLNSDSLATEAIIEKCDFILQRPGLSGAIIRPGVAPKDAQVGFKHVSIGITKCTDANLDYITDVEDFFIMASNWGPLDTLLVPTGNPRDPYKKVLLYKTLLHGDFNNNDVVEATDFDVLKKFWGTGKKQETVLYRYEAPQPRPADHRLVAEVNTKNGLVRLVGMDQLKVVGYKLYSKAGGFRYGPKNNLLKGLKTVSATEISECDINPKIFTAPTPRDQAEKRIHELGKIYNYDINPKDLVLVWQDTLGGKTMIGGVNYIDTDFDGMFIAKSDSMRPDTTNALVFAYYQFEVGRRNLFWNKNGGRDIGQQFKVPGVTVLDKITIAIKPVWWVPGTLETSKAAEGDGAFLKIVKCATKDAASVVGTVATYYGNFPSTLDTLKHRFITFDLPGEGITLRPMGGDSTWGFIVGFVSPKEGREVWLSMVEPQSNPNQLYPDYPDGDKIDFSWKQDRDVDGAYKYNPWGWQWAHQLTFWLEASKIGGTAVENIADSQLPTQFDLAQNYPNPFNPTTTITFSLPSYSDVSLKIYDLTGRVVKEVVNAKYPAGIHNIIWNGTDTHGHQVASGVYYYSLKADHFSATKKMMLIK is encoded by the coding sequence ATGATGAAGAGGGTACTTGTCACGATCATGGCATTGCTGTTGATCAGTAGTTTTGCGATGAGCCAGGTCGTCAATGACGTAAATGTCGCCCTGAAAAAAACGGCGACAGCGGGAAATTCTAACAGCAGCTATCCTCCAGCAAAAGCCATTGATGGAGATCGGTCAGAAGGGTCGCGTTGGGCAGGCAATATGGCAGATAATTGGTTCGTCGTGAATTTAGGAGCGCCTTACCTGATCGATGCGTTCGATTTGCAGACCTATCGCAACGACAAATACAGCTTTATCGTGGAAGTGTCCGCTGATAGCACCAATTGGGACATGGTGGTGGATCGCTCGGGTACCCCCACCGAAGGGGAACTTCGCTATCCGTACACGACCGACAAACCCAGAATTTGGGTAAACCGGTTCGACCCCAAAACGGCTAAATATGTTCGGATAAAATTCCCGGGTTCTGGCTGGCGCAACGTGGAAGAAATGCGAGTTCTCTATTCCCACGGTCATCACCATGGGCCAGTTTGGATCAATGGATCTGGTCTCTCGGCTACTAAAATTAAAGTTGAATGGGGGCAGATCGAGGCGGTGGATCAATTTACGGTTTACAAATCCGAAGACCGGATCGCTTTTACGGCGGTGGGCACAGTCGCTGGCAGCGTAACTAACCTGGAAGTGACAGATCTCAAAAACAACACGGGCTATTATTTTACTGTGACCGCTGAGAAAGGTGGAGTAGCAGTGGCGGCTGCGGATACGGTTTTATTGAAAACAACCAAGGGCATTACCAACTTCGCTGCTGAGCGCTATTCCACCGAACAAATCCGATTGACCTGGACTAACCTCACGGACGGTCTGGCGCAAGGCATTGTGATCAAAATGGCGCTTGTCGCATCAGCGTCATTAGACAGCATCAAAACGGTTTCAGGGATGGAGGATACGGTCATTATCGGCGGTCTGACTGCTAACACCAGCTACCAATTCCAGGCCATTCCCTTTGATTTATCAGGCCAATGGACTGCCTCGGATATTGCGAAAGCCACGACCTTTCCGCTGCGCCTGCCAATTGAGGGCACTGGCGTACTGGTGGATGAAGATTTTACCGACGGCTCGTTTAGCGATGCTCATCAGTGGAAAATTTCACCAACCATTGGAAAAGTCGGATTCTTTACTCCGAACAATCGGAATTTTGCTTATGGCCTCTCCCGGCAGTTGAGAGACGGGGATGATCACTGGCAGCCGATCACCTGGGGCAATTGGGACGACCGTAATGGCAATGGAGTTGTCGATCCCGGCGAATATCTGCCGCGAAAGTTAAACAAAGCTGAAGATGTGTTGATCTACAAATTCAGGCATTTTTCCGATGTGGCGCAATCGAGCCCCGAATATTTCAAATTGCAGGGAACCATCCTTGGGCCGAAATTGGCAGTAGAAATTGGGGGCTGTCATAACAATAACGATGGCACCTGGGGCGGCCGTCAGGTGAAAGTCAGGGTTAATAATAAAAGCATCTTTGGTTCAGGAAATGAGTGGTTATTCCCCGACAGCTATAATCATGCCAATTTACCCAAAGCACACAATGATAGCACGCTGGGATTGGACTTCGAGAATCTATTCGTCATCCGACCCATTCCAGGCCATAACATCACCAATGTTGAACATTTTGGTCATAACATGTATGGAGATCATATCTCCCTCAGCGATCTGAATTCAGATTCGCTGGCCACCGAAGCGATCATTGAAAAATGTGATTTCATCTTGCAGCGTCCCGGATTAAGCGGGGCGATTATCCGTCCCGGAGTGGCACCGAAAGATGCGCAGGTCGGATTCAAGCATGTGAGCATTGGCATTACCAAATGCACCGATGCGAATCTCGATTACATCACCGATGTGGAAGACTTTTTCATTATGGCCTCCAATTGGGGTCCCCTTGATACATTGTTGGTTCCCACCGGGAATCCCCGCGATCCCTACAAAAAAGTTCTGTTGTACAAAACCCTGTTGCATGGTGATTTCAACAACAACGATGTCGTCGAAGCAACCGATTTCGATGTGTTGAAAAAATTCTGGGGCACAGGAAAGAAGCAGGAGACAGTCCTCTATCGCTATGAAGCGCCGCAGCCGCGGCCGGCCGATCACCGCCTGGTTGCTGAGGTGAATACCAAGAACGGCCTGGTTCGACTGGTCGGCATGGATCAGCTCAAGGTCGTAGGTTATAAGCTTTATTCTAAAGCCGGTGGTTTTCGCTACGGTCCTAAAAACAATTTGCTCAAGGGCCTGAAAACGGTCAGTGCGACCGAAATCAGCGAATGTGACATTAATCCAAAAATTTTCACGGCACCCACCCCACGGGATCAGGCCGAAAAACGAATCCATGAACTGGGTAAAATCTATAATTATGACATCAATCCCAAAGACCTGGTGCTGGTCTGGCAGGATACGCTGGGTGGCAAGACCATGATCGGTGGCGTTAACTACATCGATACGGATTTCGACGGGATGTTCATCGCCAAATCGGATAGCATGAGACCCGATACGACCAATGCTCTGGTATTCGCTTATTATCAGTTTGAAGTTGGTCGTCGAAATCTCTTTTGGAATAAGAACGGTGGTCGGGACATTGGTCAGCAGTTCAAAGTGCCTGGCGTGACGGTATTGGATAAAATCACCATTGCCATTAAACCGGTCTGGTGGGTGCCAGGAACGCTGGAAACATCCAAAGCTGCGGAAGGTGATGGTGCCTTCTTGAAGATCGTGAAATGCGCCACAAAAGATGCGGCCAGCGTAGTGGGAACGGTGGCCACTTATTACGGTAATTTCCCCAGCACCCTGGATACGCTGAAACATCGGTTTATCACCTTCGATTTGCCCGGTGAGGGCATCACGCTGCGGCCTATGGGCGGTGATAGCACCTGGGGCTTTATCGTGGGTTTTGTTAGTCCCAAGGAAGGTCGTGAGGTTTGGCTTTCCATGGTAGAACCGCAGAGCAACCCGAATCAGCTTTATCCTGACTATCCCGATGGAGATAAAATCGATTTCTCCTGGAAGCAAGATCGGGATGTGGATGGCGCTTATAAATATAATCCCTGGGGCTGGCAATGGGCGCATCAATTAACATTCTGGCTGGAAGCGTCCAAAATCGGGGGCACGGCCGTCGAAAATATTGCTGACAGTCAGTTGCCAACCCAATTTGATCTGGCGCAAAACTATCCCAATCCGTTCAACCCCACGACCACGATCACTTTTAGTTTGCCCAGTTATAGCGATGTTTCCTTGAAGATTTATGATCTCACTGGTCGGGTGGTCAAAGAGGTCGTGAATGCGAAATATCCCGCCGGCATTCACAACATCATCTGGAATGGAACCGACACCCATGGCCATCAGGTGGCCAGCGGCGTATACTATTATAGTTTGAAAGCTGATCATTTCAGTGCAACCAAAAAAATGATGTTGATTAAGTAG
- a CDS encoding T9SS type A sorting domain-containing protein, whose translation MTRSKLAVLIIVLSLFCSLFFMNKSAAQSSQGLTISNLVFKGVSGNQPLPTDIRYDSLNVERLLWWDRDGVLNAPSLAYVTKYVPDSLIKATYILMPCNDKWTTDVAEYMTFDVNKDVVIFIAYDARQRASSPTFPNWLREWTMSQDSIMFLDGYKPDAPQIRRMDIYQKRFPAGKIVLGSNNGNGGYHWDALQYIPIFKVATAPSEVSSLEKPDRYSFWVNNYPNPFNPVTTVEFSIPENSWVELVIFNVLGQSICTLADGVFVAGQYRLQWSGEDQSGRAVPAGIYYLKLRTNSQTLVHKMLLLR comes from the coding sequence ATGACTCGATCGAAGTTAGCCGTGCTTATTATCGTTCTTTCGCTATTTTGCAGTTTATTTTTTATGAATAAATCCGCCGCCCAGAGCTCACAGGGGCTGACCATCTCTAATTTGGTTTTCAAGGGAGTGAGTGGTAATCAACCGCTTCCCACGGACATTCGCTATGATTCGTTGAATGTGGAGCGGCTGTTATGGTGGGATCGCGACGGGGTTTTGAATGCGCCTTCATTAGCCTATGTAACGAAGTATGTTCCGGATTCGCTCATCAAAGCCACCTACATTCTGATGCCGTGCAATGATAAATGGACCACCGATGTGGCCGAATACATGACTTTCGATGTCAATAAAGATGTTGTGATCTTCATTGCTTATGATGCCAGACAACGAGCCAGTTCGCCCACTTTTCCCAACTGGCTGCGGGAATGGACCATGTCCCAGGATTCGATTATGTTTCTGGATGGCTACAAACCGGATGCACCTCAAATTCGCCGAATGGATATTTATCAAAAACGATTTCCTGCGGGCAAGATCGTGCTGGGTAGCAATAACGGAAATGGCGGCTACCACTGGGATGCGTTGCAGTATATCCCGATTTTCAAGGTAGCCACAGCTCCAAGTGAAGTAAGTTCCTTAGAAAAACCAGACCGCTATTCATTTTGGGTGAACAATTATCCGAATCCGTTCAATCCCGTTACGACTGTGGAATTTTCCATTCCAGAAAATTCATGGGTGGAATTGGTGATTTTCAACGTATTGGGTCAGTCAATTTGCACGCTGGCTGATGGGGTCTTTGTCGCTGGTCAATATCGGCTGCAATGGTCAGGTGAAGACCAGAGCGGTCGGGCTGTTCCCGCGGGAATCTATTACTTGAAATTGCGCACCAATAGCCAGACCTTGGTGCATAAAATGCTGCTCTTGCGCTGA
- a CDS encoding fibronectin type III domain-containing protein has protein sequence MPRQIAIIYLISILLIGSVGIAQERYTVCGRYGVSVTATGSIGGFYWPRDFIYCQNGGGSTWDLLVENWSGPNIEGYAVPGDIQMGSWTTIKQVKKIRYPYPTVTVTGQDITTTDVYDEIDAKLPSDQMIETIVNSYVGVTLRQRVYAWSHPKYQDLVIVHLQLINTGNSDADAEIEWPNNSFSALWLFMVNVFNPGLGSHDELCDRTHTKNDRQTEYSSVQILCWEGDDPNAPGMQDFSRPQILHASVGRDPRDTWAGKMVNNEGDPKPETGEFMSPMYVGSGVIHIDRSAADRSNDLSKIRLVLWDTYYWLYHGRTESRTDRYNVFRNGLDDVRFSTDNDPDAANPLTDAQRALSSFGPWELAFNDTINIVFFSGAGGINSHLCQEKGAEWLHWWQTGEGSFDDAAKAKLLRTGRDSLLNYFDLAKKLWENQLIIPEGQNPQPPKSLTVDNMDSNYIRLEWQPSSTPANVVKYNIYYSEGSRDARYSLLDTVAANPAIKNYTYFFRNPKPGFAYYFNLTAVDHRGNESSQYLCQTNRLAVHAGLAKGSAIDHVRIVPNPFVMDPNAIQNYPGERDKIMVAGLPGRCNIRFYTLTGDLVDEIEHRDEFSGGREWLTISRFRQYLASGVYIYHVQSLDGKGEKTGKFIIIR, from the coding sequence ATGCCTCGACAAATCGCCATTATATATCTGATATCGATTTTACTAATTGGCTCCGTTGGGATCGCTCAAGAGCGTTATACGGTTTGCGGTCGCTATGGTGTAAGCGTAACGGCTACCGGATCGATTGGCGGCTTTTATTGGCCCCGCGATTTTATCTACTGCCAGAACGGCGGCGGCAGCACTTGGGACCTGCTGGTAGAGAATTGGTCCGGACCCAATATCGAAGGATATGCTGTTCCTGGCGATATCCAGATGGGAAGCTGGACCACCATTAAGCAGGTCAAAAAAATTCGCTATCCTTATCCAACCGTTACCGTTACTGGCCAGGATATTACCACTACTGATGTTTATGATGAGATTGATGCGAAACTGCCTAGCGATCAGATGATCGAAACCATTGTCAATTCCTATGTTGGGGTGACGCTGCGGCAGCGGGTTTATGCCTGGAGCCATCCAAAGTATCAGGATCTTGTCATCGTACATTTGCAGCTTATCAACACGGGCAATAGTGATGCGGATGCAGAGATCGAGTGGCCTAATAACAGTTTTTCAGCCCTGTGGTTATTCATGGTTAACGTGTTTAATCCAGGCCTGGGCAGTCATGATGAGCTTTGTGATCGAACCCATACCAAAAATGACCGACAGACTGAATATAGCAGTGTCCAGATTCTCTGCTGGGAAGGGGATGATCCGAATGCTCCAGGGATGCAAGATTTTTCCCGACCCCAAATTTTGCATGCGTCGGTCGGTCGGGATCCACGGGATACCTGGGCCGGCAAGATGGTCAATAATGAGGGCGATCCCAAACCTGAGACTGGCGAGTTCATGTCGCCGATGTATGTCGGCTCGGGCGTGATCCACATCGATAGATCGGCCGCCGACCGCAGCAACGACCTGTCGAAAATCCGCTTGGTTTTGTGGGACACTTATTACTGGTTGTATCACGGTCGCACGGAATCGCGAACGGATCGCTATAACGTTTTTCGCAACGGTTTAGATGACGTGCGATTCTCCACCGACAATGATCCGGATGCGGCTAATCCGCTGACCGATGCGCAACGGGCGCTCAGTTCGTTTGGGCCCTGGGAACTGGCATTTAATGACACCATCAATATTGTCTTTTTCAGTGGGGCTGGCGGGATCAATTCTCATCTGTGTCAGGAAAAAGGAGCGGAGTGGTTACACTGGTGGCAAACCGGAGAAGGATCGTTTGATGACGCTGCCAAAGCCAAGCTTTTGCGCACCGGTCGGGATTCGCTCTTGAATTACTTTGACCTGGCTAAGAAACTATGGGAAAATCAGTTGATCATTCCGGAGGGACAAAATCCCCAGCCGCCGAAAAGTCTGACGGTAGATAATATGGACAGCAATTACATTCGTCTCGAATGGCAACCGTCCTCTACGCCGGCTAACGTGGTCAAGTATAACATCTATTATTCCGAGGGCAGCCGGGATGCTCGATATTCGTTGCTGGATACCGTAGCCGCCAATCCCGCAATTAAAAATTACACCTATTTTTTTCGAAATCCCAAGCCTGGATTTGCCTATTATTTCAATCTCACCGCAGTGGATCACCGGGGAAATGAAAGCAGCCAGTATCTCTGTCAGACCAATCGTCTGGCTGTACACGCAGGCCTGGCAAAAGGATCCGCAATCGATCATGTCCGCATCGTGCCCAATCCATTTGTCATGGATCCCAATGCCATCCAAAACTATCCCGGTGAACGGGATAAGATTATGGTAGCGGGATTGCCAGGACGCTGTAACATCCGTTTTTATACCCTCACTGGAGATCTGGTAGATGAGATCGAGCATCGGGACGAATTTTCAGGTGGGAGAGAATGGCTGACGATCTCCCGGTTCAGGCAATATCTTGCCAGCGGGGTTTACATCTACCATGTGCAAAGCCTAGATGGCAAAGGCGAAAAGACTGGCAAGTTTATCATCATTCGTTAG
- a CDS encoding discoidin domain-containing protein has translation MKPMLLMLWCPMVRFLKELACFVWSGKNKNKTWLTILFFIWLLSGHDLYAQDSEYRLTAASYLGGTSNFDVIRGAAILSDQTVVVAGDIYDSAAGGIAPILLNNATLETPGCVVRLSSDGKQLLSVSRFASIVLDLSVDASDHLYVAAGPDGAFKLSPTADQIVWKKSFSDPVYRLDVGPNGYCAVMTRPGTDYEILQTNHVTIHVLDPAGTEIGAFPGLHYTRDVCIDEVSQTVVHVGWRPANTWDGSMTNPVHIPYFQGNDYQGIVKYTGYNWSADPNSDHWLNRPENNMADARINRCEMGGDGKLYLLAVCCGGNHVYRYDPFDIMKKAPIVGGDQYHTPYNTGGGNRNEVFFGRYEPADGTMLLGQLFMARDFNNQVGYTMTNNGDIAVDELGRVYVVGAAEENLPLAPDLLPGENKSGGFLLIMSSDFRERLFLTRLQSGPTHYARAVAARHFGVGPTHIAWGGDCAIPLPRLYTFNAIQPDPGGGTQDAFFAVIGAPASNSPIDSPGGFRLRAVDFQRVDLLWTNCSNETEGFIIERKIQGDFVTIAQLDSSTTKFSDRGLQPLTSYTYRMRAFRGSEFSAYTSSLNVITPDPSTGYCLDIAAILEADDSIENPLSHLVDGDFQTGWTAPSPTGHFTLDLGAVCRLKQVRIAWNEYRLRTYQFDVECAIDSSAFIKLIENGSSNTRQKDLQPYPVPESEARYVRIRILGNSEGPRSQTLNKIMEVEIHGFPSGSKVTSRPLQPEAHFLFQNYPNPFNSGTSIQYQLPVSSRVVIEIMTLTGQHILTLLDTEQQPGRYSVYWDGRDKKAHQVTSGVYFCRITSRQFSVTQKMLLLR, from the coding sequence ATGAAACCGATGCTGCTTATGTTATGGTGTCCTATGGTTCGATTCTTAAAAGAACTTGCCTGCTTTGTTTGGAGCGGGAAGAATAAAAATAAAACCTGGCTGACGATCTTGTTTTTCATCTGGCTGCTGAGTGGACATGATCTTTATGCCCAAGATTCTGAGTATCGGTTGACCGCAGCTTCGTATCTCGGCGGGACCAGCAATTTCGATGTCATCCGAGGAGCGGCTATTCTGTCCGATCAAACCGTTGTGGTGGCAGGAGATATTTATGATTCTGCAGCCGGTGGTATCGCGCCGATTTTGCTGAATAATGCCACGTTGGAAACTCCTGGCTGCGTTGTTCGGCTGTCATCGGATGGCAAGCAGTTGCTATCCGTGTCTCGTTTTGCCAGCATTGTTCTCGACCTATCGGTGGATGCCAGCGACCATCTTTATGTGGCCGCCGGGCCTGACGGGGCGTTCAAGCTATCCCCAACCGCAGATCAAATTGTCTGGAAAAAGAGCTTCTCCGATCCCGTCTACCGATTGGATGTGGGGCCGAACGGCTATTGTGCGGTGATGACCCGGCCGGGTACTGATTATGAGATTCTGCAAACCAATCATGTGACGATTCATGTGTTAGATCCAGCGGGCACTGAAATTGGCGCCTTCCCGGGATTGCATTACACCCGAGATGTTTGTATTGACGAAGTTTCGCAAACGGTGGTTCATGTCGGCTGGCGGCCAGCCAACACCTGGGATGGTTCAATGACCAACCCGGTTCACATCCCATATTTCCAGGGCAACGATTATCAGGGCATTGTGAAATATACTGGGTATAACTGGTCTGCTGATCCGAATTCCGACCATTGGTTGAATCGGCCGGAGAACAATATGGCCGATGCCCGAATAAATCGTTGTGAGATGGGCGGCGATGGCAAATTATATTTGCTGGCCGTTTGTTGTGGAGGCAATCATGTCTATCGCTACGATCCGTTTGATATCATGAAAAAGGCGCCGATCGTGGGTGGCGATCAATATCATACGCCCTATAATACTGGGGGCGGCAATCGCAACGAGGTCTTCTTTGGTCGATACGAACCAGCAGATGGTACGATGTTGCTCGGTCAATTATTTATGGCCCGGGATTTCAACAACCAGGTAGGATACACTATGACCAACAATGGCGACATCGCTGTCGATGAGCTCGGCCGTGTGTATGTGGTTGGCGCGGCAGAGGAGAATCTGCCGTTAGCACCGGACCTGCTGCCGGGGGAAAATAAAAGCGGCGGCTTTCTACTGATCATGAGTTCGGATTTTAGAGAACGTCTGTTCCTCACCCGGCTGCAAAGTGGACCGACGCATTACGCTCGAGCTGTCGCTGCCCGACATTTTGGCGTCGGCCCCACCCATATTGCCTGGGGCGGCGATTGTGCCATCCCGTTGCCTCGTCTGTACACGTTCAATGCGATCCAGCCTGATCCCGGGGGTGGTACTCAGGATGCCTTCTTTGCGGTCATCGGCGCACCAGCTTCCAACAGCCCGATCGATTCACCCGGCGGCTTCAGGCTTCGTGCAGTGGATTTTCAGCGCGTTGATCTTTTATGGACGAATTGTTCAAATGAGACAGAGGGCTTTATCATCGAGCGAAAGATCCAGGGGGATTTTGTGACCATTGCCCAGCTCGATTCCAGTACCACAAAGTTCAGCGACCGTGGCTTGCAGCCGCTGACGAGCTATACCTATCGAATGCGGGCATTTCGAGGCTCAGAATTTTCCGCCTATACTTCGAGTTTGAACGTAATCACGCCAGATCCCAGCACCGGCTATTGCCTCGATATCGCCGCCATTTTGGAAGCTGATGATTCCATAGAGAATCCTTTGTCCCATTTGGTCGATGGCGATTTTCAAACTGGGTGGACGGCTCCTTCCCCGACAGGCCACTTTACGCTCGATCTTGGAGCGGTGTGTCGACTCAAGCAGGTGCGTATCGCCTGGAATGAATATCGCCTGAGAACGTATCAATTTGACGTTGAATGTGCCATCGACAGTAGCGCATTTATCAAATTAATCGAAAATGGCAGCAGCAATACCCGCCAGAAAGATTTGCAGCCCTATCCCGTTCCCGAATCGGAAGCCCGCTACGTGCGTATTAGAATCCTCGGCAATTCAGAAGGCCCCCGCTCTCAAACGTTGAATAAGATCATGGAAGTGGAAATTCATGGTTTCCCATCCGGCTCGAAAGTCACCAGCCGACCTCTGCAACCCGAAGCGCATTTTCTATTCCAGAACTATCCCAATCCCTTCAACTCGGGCACCTCGATCCAATATCAACTGCCAGTTTCCAGTCGCGTAGTAATTGAGATAATGACGCTCACCGGTCAACACATCCTCACTCTGCTCGATACCGAACAGCAACCGGGTAGATACAGCGTTTATTGGGATGGCAGGGATAAAAAAGCGCATCAGGTTACCAGCGGCGTTTATTTTTGCCGCATTACTTCACGTCAGTTTTCGGTGACCCAAAAGATGCTACTGCTGCGATGA
- a CDS encoding DNRLRE domain-containing protein: MKKFYQFVWLIAFVLMAGAMLPEAFGQQPDYVIITEADTWINGGDQADIAHGADTDKEHTILVVKNEGDPGASRYWRESLLRFDLSAVTEEIGMAVLKLWSNGKNSTYSDSFKLVYACSFIPDDNWNEKTVTWNTAPLPDFSYELQVGDFYNIGTQQDSVIEKGVTVFRKLYGWTIGGKLKTDIVERERKGDKKISIDMWGKTKKLVWSDPDTWISFVARDSVGADSLHPRLLIWKKGNEPTWVSDRSQGAQVYSYALGPNYPNPFNPATTIQYAIKEAGRATLTIFNVLGQPIRTFDQIAATPGWHQLHWDGLTDQGLVAPAGIYFYQLRAGDFIATRKMVLTK, translated from the coding sequence ATGAAAAAATTTTACCAATTCGTCTGGTTGATCGCATTTGTGCTGATGGCCGGGGCTATGTTACCAGAGGCTTTTGGCCAGCAGCCCGATTACGTCATCATCACTGAAGCCGACACGTGGATCAATGGTGGCGATCAGGCAGATATTGCCCATGGCGCCGACACCGATAAAGAGCATACCATTTTGGTTGTTAAAAATGAGGGCGATCCCGGCGCGTCTCGATATTGGCGGGAGTCGTTGCTGCGCTTTGACCTCTCCGCAGTCACCGAAGAAATCGGTATGGCCGTATTAAAGCTCTGGAGTAATGGTAAGAACAGCACATACTCTGATAGCTTTAAATTGGTTTACGCCTGTTCGTTCATTCCCGATGATAATTGGAATGAAAAAACCGTTACCTGGAACACCGCACCGTTGCCCGACTTTAGCTATGAACTCCAGGTAGGCGATTTTTACAATATTGGCACCCAGCAGGATTCGGTCATCGAAAAGGGCGTTACTGTTTTCAGAAAACTTTATGGTTGGACTATCGGTGGAAAACTGAAAACCGACATTGTCGAGCGAGAACGCAAAGGCGATAAAAAGATCAGCATCGATATGTGGGGCAAGACCAAAAAGCTGGTCTGGTCCGATCCAGATACCTGGATCAGCTTTGTCGCTCGGGATAGTGTGGGAGCCGATTCTCTGCACCCCCGGTTGCTGATCTGGAAAAAAGGCAATGAGCCAACATGGGTTAGCGATCGTTCGCAGGGCGCTCAAGTTTATAGCTATGCGCTTGGCCCAAATTATCCCAATCCTTTCAATCCAGCTACGACCATCCAGTACGCCATTAAAGAAGCGGGCCGGGCAACGTTAACGATTTTCAATGTACTGGGACAGCCAATTCGAACTTTCGATCAAATTGCAGCCACCCCGGGCTGGCATCAACTTCACTGGGATGGTTTAACAGATCAGGGGCTGGTAGCACCGGCTGGAATTTATTTCTATCAATTGCGCGCGGGCGATTTTATAGCCACCCGAAAAATGGTTTTGACAAAGTAA